A window from Streptomyces subrutilus encodes these proteins:
- a CDS encoding helix-turn-helix domain-containing protein gives MPRRATEIGPAGERTAGAIERVRTSRGFAQRELAARVTELGHPMTNTMLSRIERTRRRCDVDDLVAIAAALGVSPLALLQPAT, from the coding sequence ATGCCCCGAAGAGCTACGGAAATCGGTCCCGCCGGAGAACGGACCGCCGGCGCCATCGAGCGCGTGCGCACCTCGCGCGGGTTTGCCCAGCGCGAGCTCGCTGCCCGGGTGACCGAGCTCGGCCACCCCATGACCAACACCATGCTGTCCCGCATCGAACGGACCCGCCGACGCTGCGACGTGGATGACCTCGTCGCCATTGCGGCCGCCCTCGGTGTCTCCCCACTCGCCCTGCTCCAGCCCGCGACGTAG
- a CDS encoding helix-turn-helix transcriptional regulator, giving the protein MSVAAGCRRKTPKVRYVRSVACDSELLANVRTSPRVSPLERGFLNVGEAAEYLGLSPATLYVRRHRRQGPPSFRMGRSGRVMYRIQTLDEWIREQERADSRSNASLSPVNAAPQRRAGYPATT; this is encoded by the coding sequence ATGTCCGTCGCCGCAGGTTGCCGACGGAAGACCCCGAAGGTTCGATACGTGCGAAGTGTTGCTTGTGACAGTGAATTGCTGGCGAATGTCCGCACGTCTCCCCGCGTGTCGCCGCTGGAGAGGGGTTTTCTGAACGTGGGTGAAGCCGCCGAATACCTGGGGCTGTCGCCCGCCACCCTTTACGTGCGGCGGCACCGTCGCCAAGGTCCGCCGAGTTTTCGGATGGGGCGGAGCGGACGTGTGATGTACCGGATCCAAACACTTGACGAGTGGATCCGGGAACAGGAGCGGGCGGACTCCCGCAGCAATGCCTCCCTAAGCCCGGTGAATGCTGCCCCGCAGCGCCGTGCCGGGTATCCGGCCACGACCTGA
- a CDS encoding tyrosine-type recombinase/integrase: MAGYIEDRWIKKKKDLVTGKRERTTRYGKGSRYRVAGIPGVRDMSFDVLEDAKGWLRRSGTDSERGEFVDPRDGSITLTDFVTRHWRAGVRGAPGTVKRVDERVRLHILPHLGAVALRDVSATVLRGYIATLEGECSPRYARQILTSLSNIFETAIDDKRLVRNPMRAKTVRWPKAPDEDRDAWPLATAQRVRDVINPRYRIAVVVAVGCGLRQGEVFGLSPRDIDFERGVIRVRRQVQLLSGRLYFALPKGGKTRIVDMPRSVATELAAYFLDHPAVDVELPWGGPEPDREKQSFPLVLTTTYGNAIRANIFNDEAWKPALAAAGVIPAREKGARWKASRKDGFHVLRHTYASVLLEAGESIVTLARWLGHSSPTITLDHYAHFMPEAGGKGRAAIDVLLGTVPEYVPEGLVSSHGSI; this comes from the coding sequence TTGGCTGGCTATATCGAAGACCGTTGGATCAAAAAGAAGAAGGATCTCGTCACCGGGAAGCGTGAGCGTACGACCCGCTACGGCAAGGGGTCCCGATATCGTGTCGCTGGAATCCCGGGCGTCCGGGACATGTCGTTCGACGTGCTGGAGGACGCCAAGGGGTGGCTCCGGCGGTCCGGCACCGACAGCGAACGAGGCGAGTTCGTCGACCCGCGCGACGGCTCCATCACCTTGACGGACTTCGTCACGCGCCACTGGCGCGCCGGCGTTCGCGGCGCGCCCGGCACGGTCAAGCGAGTTGACGAGCGTGTACGACTCCACATCCTTCCGCACCTCGGTGCGGTGGCGCTGCGCGACGTGTCGGCGACCGTCCTGCGCGGCTACATAGCCACGCTCGAAGGCGAGTGCTCTCCGCGGTACGCCCGGCAGATCCTCACCTCGCTGTCGAACATCTTCGAGACCGCGATCGATGACAAGCGCCTCGTCCGCAACCCGATGCGGGCCAAGACGGTGCGTTGGCCGAAGGCCCCCGACGAGGATCGTGACGCGTGGCCGCTGGCAACGGCGCAGCGGGTACGGGACGTGATCAATCCTCGCTACCGGATCGCGGTCGTCGTCGCGGTGGGGTGTGGGCTGCGCCAGGGCGAGGTGTTCGGGCTGTCGCCGAGGGACATCGACTTCGAACGCGGCGTCATCCGAGTGCGCAGGCAGGTCCAACTTCTTTCCGGGCGCCTCTACTTCGCCCTGCCCAAGGGTGGCAAGACGCGCATCGTCGACATGCCCCGGTCGGTGGCCACGGAACTGGCCGCGTACTTCCTCGACCATCCGGCCGTCGACGTCGAACTCCCCTGGGGCGGACCGGAGCCCGACCGGGAGAAGCAGAGCTTCCCGCTCGTCCTCACGACGACGTACGGCAATGCCATCCGCGCCAACATCTTCAACGACGAGGCCTGGAAGCCGGCCCTCGCCGCGGCCGGAGTCATTCCCGCGCGGGAGAAGGGTGCGCGGTGGAAGGCTTCGCGCAAGGACGGCTTCCACGTGCTCCGGCACACTTACGCCTCGGTCCTCCTCGAAGCGGGCGAGTCCATCGTCACGCTCGCTCGGTGGCTCGGTCACTCAAGTCCGACCATCACCCTCGACCACTACGCCCACTTCATGCCGGAGGCTGGCGGCAAGGGCCGCGCGGCCATCGACGTACTGCTCGGCACGGTGCCCGAGTACGTACCTGAGGGCCTCGTCTCCTCTCACGGCAGCATCTGA
- a CDS encoding SMI1/KNR4 family protein produces the protein MKPTDDRQFPAALATAMAVRFDYADGKTGVDFEPFPAFLSAAETTDWFQAWTGNSELDGNDFRVFGQDGTGGYAAIWLIRPSRPLAEQPIVFLGSEGETGVVARDLGDFLWLLADGFGPWEAATSYEPDWKAQPNPELAAIAEGFAPHQRRSAAAVIELATREFPNFDDTIMDLCR, from the coding sequence GTGAAGCCCACCGATGACCGCCAGTTCCCCGCCGCGCTCGCCACCGCGATGGCCGTTCGATTCGACTACGCCGACGGGAAGACCGGGGTCGACTTCGAACCCTTCCCGGCCTTCCTGTCCGCTGCCGAGACCACCGACTGGTTCCAGGCATGGACCGGGAACAGCGAACTGGACGGCAACGACTTCCGCGTGTTCGGACAAGACGGCACGGGCGGGTACGCGGCGATCTGGCTCATCCGCCCGAGCCGCCCTCTGGCCGAGCAGCCCATCGTCTTCCTCGGCTCCGAGGGCGAGACCGGTGTCGTAGCACGCGACCTGGGCGACTTCCTGTGGCTACTCGCCGACGGCTTCGGCCCCTGGGAAGCCGCCACGTCCTACGAGCCGGACTGGAAGGCGCAGCCCAATCCGGAGCTGGCAGCCATCGCCGAAGGATTCGCACCGCACCAGCGCCGGTCGGCGGCAGCCGTGATCGAGCTGGCGACCCGGGAGTTCCCCAACTTCGACGACACCATCATGGACCTCTGCCGCTGA